In Malus sylvestris chromosome 15, drMalSylv7.2, whole genome shotgun sequence, a single genomic region encodes these proteins:
- the LOC126603597 gene encoding ubiquitin C-terminal hydrolase 22-like, protein MSTRKLSYTNPKPCNHLSAYKLKHGCNGYKSLQKSLKSAPNGRTSVRIHETKIPRCSFCNGFEGRLYVCLICSAVSCSNHAVLHTQLEIGHELAVDVERAELFCCACTDQVYDPDFDKSVMAKHMLDLPCSTNNADSIGERLCERKRLGGSGVELSEFKKPEKSCLVRDHRAKSCYPLGLRGLNNLGNTCFMNSVLQALLHAPPLRNYFLSDRHSRRTCRKRTANRLCLPCELHGVYSAVYSGDQTPYSPAEFLYSWWQHSENLASYEQQDAHEFFISVLDGIHEKETKARNHTKDSGDCQCIAHRVFSGLLRSDVTCMTCGFTSTTYDPCLDISLNLDTSHCSWSDASNKPAKANGSSSSSTLLGCLDLFTKPEKLGSDQKLYCQNCQEPRDSSKQMSIRKLPMVLCLHIKRFEHSLVRKMMRKIDSYLHFPFSLDMTPYLSSSIVRNRFGNRIFAFEGDESGMSTEFEIFAVVTHSGTLDSGHYVTYLRIQDQWYKCDNAWINEVNEGFVRASQCYMMFYVHKTLYYKANIDLRHLPVSTQKEAFQRMAGCC, encoded by the exons ATGTCGACGAGGAAGCTTTCATacacaaacccaaaaccctgCAACCACCTCTCAGCTTACAAGCTCAAACATGGCTGCAACGGCTACAAATCCCTCCAGAAATCCCTCAAATCCGCCCCGAACGGAAGAACAAGCGTTCGGATTCACGAAACAAAGATACCCAGATGCAGTTTCTGTAATGGGTTCGAAGGTAGACTCTATGTTTGCTTGATTTGTTCTGCGGTTTCGTGTTCGAATCACGCAGTTCTGCATACCCAGTTGGAAATCGGCCACGAGTTGGCCGTCGATGTCGAAAGGGCCGAGCTTTTTTGCTGTGCGTGTACCGATCAGGTCTACGATCCCGATTTCGATAAGTCTGTCATGGCTAAGCACATGCTGGACTTGCCTTGCAGCACAAACAATGCGGATAGTATAGGGGAGAGACTGTGTGAGAGGAAGAGGCTGGGGGGTTCGGGTGTCGAATTATCAGAGTTTAAAAAGCCGGAAAAATCGTGTTTGGTGAGGGATCACAGAGCGAAATCGTGTTATCCGTTGGGTTTGAGGGGGTTGAATAATTTGGGGAATACTTGCTTTATGAACTCTGTGTTGCAAGCACTGCTACATGCGCCTCCTTTGAGGAATTACTTCTTGAGTGATCGGCATAGCAGGAGAACGTGCCGGAAAAGGACGGCAAACCGGCTTTGTTTGCCTTGTGAGCTTCACGGTGTTTATTCGGCTGTGTATTCGGGCGATCAGACTCCTTATAGCCCGGCTGAATTTCTTTACAG TTGGTGGCAGCATTCGGAGAATCTGGCAAGTTACGAGCAGCAGGACGCTCATGAGTTCTTCATTTCAGTGTTAGATGGGATCCATGAGAAAGAAACCAAAGCAAGGAACCATACGAAAG ATAGTGGAGACTGCCAATGTATTGCGCATAGGGTATTCTCAGGACTGTTGAGGTCGGATGTCACTTGTATGACTTGTGGATTCACCTCGACAACTTATGACCCGTGTTTGGACATATCACTCAACTTAGACACAAGCCACTGTTCTTGGTCAGATGCATCTAACAAGCCTGCCAAAGCGAATGGCAGCAGCAGTTCATCCACTCTTTTGGGTTGTTTAGACTTGTTTACAAAACCAGAAAAGTTGGGGTCAGACCAGAAACTGTACTGTCAGAACTGTCAAGAACCCCGAGACTCTTCGAAGCAAATGTCCATCAGAAAGCTTCCAATGGTGTTGTGTTTGCATATAAAACGGTTTGAGCACTCCCTGGTCAGAAAGATGATGAGGAAAATCGACAGCTATTTGCATTTTCCATTCTCGCTAGACATGACTCCCTATCTGTCTTCTTCGATTGTGAGGAACAGATTTGGTAATAGAATCTTTGCTTTCGAGGGGGATGAGTCTGGGATGTCTACTGAGTTTGAGATTTTTGCAGTAGTTACTCATTCTGGGACACTAGATTCCGGCCATTATGTGACGTATTTACGCATACAAGACCAATGGTACAAATGTGACAATGCTTGGATTAATGAGGTCAACGAGGGGTTTGTAAGAGCTTCACAGTGTTATATGATGTTCTATGTGCACAAGACGCTTTACTATAAAGCAAACATAGATTTGCGTCACTTGCCGGTTTCCACACAGAAGGAGGCATTTCAGAGGATGGCTGGTTGCTGCTAA
- the LOC126602366 gene encoding probable steroid-binding protein 3, whose amino-acid sequence MEFTAQQLIQYNGTDPSKPIYVALKGRVFDVTDGKSFYGPGGPYEMFAGKDASRALAKMSKNDEDITASLDGLTEKEIGVLTDWEKKFEAKYPVVGRVAS is encoded by the coding sequence ATGGAGTTTACTGCCCAGCAGCTGATCCAGTACAACGGCACCGACCCATCGAAGCCCATATACGTGGCGCTCAAAGGCCGCGTCTTCGACGTCACGGACGGCAAGTCGTTTTACGGTCCCGGAGGGCCATACGAGATGTTCGCCGGCAAGGACGCCAGCAGAGCTCTGGCGAAGATGAGCAAGAACGACGAGGACATCACCGCCTCCCTGGACGGCCTCACGGAGAAGGAGATCGGCGTCCTCACCGACTGGGAGAAGAAGTTCGAAGCTAAGTACCCAGTTGTCGGCCGCGTCGCTTCTTGA